In Salarias fasciatus chromosome 4, fSalaFa1.1, whole genome shotgun sequence, the DNA window aacacattttatttacattaaaaatacatattttctaTGTCCTTAAATGACTAGATGCATATATCACTGTCTGTGTGCATCTGAACTCCATTCCCCAATTTCCTTTTATGCTTTTCTTTCTAAACCATAATTCCTGAGGAATCACAGGAGGAAATTTCACGGAAGATTCCAAAAGAGCTCAAACCTGAATTTCAGGAGAAAGTTGGTAGACAACCATCAACATTCTCTATGTTCTCTCACATCGAAGCGTGTTCTCCCTCCttccacctcacacacacccctccccaCTACCAGTCACGACAAACTGTTGGTGCATTGCAGCTGAGGGGAAACACCATTCCTTCACACCTAAAACTTAAAGAGAACTGACCTTCAGAGACCCTCAAAGTTCAGGGACACCTCGTTTAAAGTTACTGTAACACCATTACCGGTGACATGTTAGTAACTGATTATGAAGTGAAAATTAGTAATATATTGGCATTTATGACATGTattgtttacttttttgttgtatgttagagagatttttttcaggggattaaaaaaaaagcacaatggTTGGCTGACAGATTCATCAGATGTCTTTATTCTTGACGATCAAGCTTTCAAAAGTTGGGCCAAGTTTAATCGAAACtttataccaaaaaaaaaaaaaaaagaaccaacaACTATCATAATGGAGACACACACCCAATCAATATCTACTTCACAGGTAAATGAAGGTAAATGGCACTGAAATATACTAAAAGCACAACCACATAATGCTGTAAAGTTTTGCCATGATCAGTGGTCTCtccctgtctttctgtcttcttttacACAGCACTCTCTGGTGGGCATGTTCTGTATTTACAGTGTAAACATACTGAACACACCCAGTGGAGCGCTCACACACTCCGACAGGTCAAAAAggaaaatctgcttttttattGGGAATATGTTTGCTATATTACTCTGTTTCATACAACAAAGCTCAGGGGTTAGTAAGACAGGACATGGAAGGTGCTGCAGTGAGCTGTAGTTAATTCCTTAATGCCCTTTCTTTGACAATTTCtaactttgttttaatgtgctctttgacattttgaaaaattttgttagtttttttgcTGAGTTAAAGCACAAGACCGCTCCCACTTTTCCTGTCTGTGTGGTGAATATGAAGCAATAACCAGCAGTTTGTTAGATAAGCTGTGCAATCTGGGTCTGTAAGAAGAAAAGCATcttttaaaatggttttaaacattttggcaaatcaAAGCCAAAATCTGACACGCTGTGGTTTTAGAAAGGTTATGTTCTGTGGCGATGATACTGAGCAATATCAAGGTACTGCCTCTGCTGGTTGACCACCAATTTGTCGGCACTAACAAAGCAAACGGCTGCCCAGAGAATTAAATTTTCCCGATTAGATTTCAGGTACTCACTAAGCCACTCTCTGGATTTTCTTTGAGGCCTGAGAACTTGAGCGTTTTTAAGCATCATCGTCTCCGGTTCTGGGACAACGTTTGACATTTTGATGGTTCCTTCTTATTCAtagaggtcaggggtcaacTCATGAGTCCTCCACTTCACCTTTAGCTCCATCGAACTTTTCATAAGCTAAAATATCCACTATCACAGAGATCTACCATCACACTCTTGCAGTAAAGATTTAAAATGCACAGCAGGATTTCTGTTTCttcctttctccttttttttttttttttgttgcacacGTACAGACTACTTCAGTGCACATTTGGAAagttacacagaaaaaaaaaatcaataaatatctTTCTAACCTGCAGAAGAAATTGTTAAAGACAGTTCAAGCACATAATTCATGTGTCTTTTGTGGTCGCTCAGTTTGAAACGCCGGCAAGCTTATTATTGGAGGAAAAGActgaatttaaaatttaaagccTCAAACGAAAACAGAACACTtaagaagtgaagcagaatgAACAAACCCTCTCCGCTCTGGAGACTCTGACCCTTGAACCCTGACCTCTGCCTATTTCACAGGTCGTCAACAACCAAGAATCTCAAGCATACAAAActaagagagagaagaaagagatcTTATTTAATGCGTGGCAAGACTGGTtcaaatgtcagaaacatgGAAGTATTGCATTACGCTTGTTAatatgagaggaaaaacacatgcGTGTGTTAAAAACAGGCTGAGATTTCCAACATGCAGTGTTAAGCCAGTTAAAAAAGCGACGGTTTGGACACTTCCCAAACACTGAGGCTTCGTTAGCACCCGCAAATAAAGCTACTTCAAAAACAACTTGAAGCTCGTGGAATTGACCTGCTgcaaaaacttttttctgttttattcacatACAAGGGAGCTGGTATTTGTCTATTTTCAGTCTCAGgattttcaatttttatttgatgTTATTTATCCGTTTACATTccttctttattatttttttcccccaaaaccCCCGAAAGTCCCAGACAGTCCGTTGTGATTGTGCaccggagagagagggaggcgtgTGTGtcgacaaaaaaataaaactcagcgATCGTCTTGCGTCATTGCGTGTTCTCGTGTCTTCAGCGCTTGTGTCCTTGAGCTGCCTTATCGTGCGatgtcccctcccctcccacaACCTGCAGCATTCTCAACGTCCCTACGTCTACCTCCCCTTATTCtcctgaggaagaaaaaaaaaacaaaaaaacaaaaaaaaaaaccaagaatcttctcttttctgtctcctcaACAATCCAAGCATTCTGACAAAACCAGGGTTGGCTTGAGCCACACCCTTCCACCTCGCCTCCTCTTTCTAATCACGTCCTCCGCTCCAGTTATTCTGCGTTCCTCAGTTCTTTCGGTAGCGATTCTTTGGCTTCTCGCCGCAGCCAGTCGCCTCGCAGGCCGACAGGCCGGGCTGCTTTCCAGAGTTAATGCTGCTTAGCAGGGCGGGCAGCTCGTTTGTGATCGCCCTCTCAATCTTATCCAGGAGGCAGCCTCCGATGTAGGAGCACTGAGCCGACAGCGGCTTGAAGTTGGTGACCGGATTGATGCCGAAGAAGTCGCGGTAGGCGTCGCGGTTGGGCAGGTCGAACTTGCTGACGTTGGTCTTGGCCAGGATGGACTTGAAAATGTAGAACTTGTCCGGTTCGTCCACGATCTCCTTGAAGACCAGCTCGGGGTCGCTGAAGAAGCTCATCTTCTCCTTGAAGGTCTGGACGTAGCGGTCCACCAGCAGGCCGTGGATGCGGACGCGGATGCCGTGCTGGCGGATGAAGGCGATCTTGTTCTCCATCCGGTTCTCGATCACCTGGTTGAGGTCCTCCAGGAGGGAGATCTCCTCCTTCTTGAAGAGCTCACGGCTGGTGTCGGGCGCGTAGTCGTACGGCCAGAAGGAGCTGACGTAGACGCGGGGGGGCTCGGTCACGTTGATGAGGGGAGCCAGGCTCCAGAAGAGAGCGCCGTAGACTCTCATCAGGTCCTGGGTGGCCAGGTTGTCGGCCTTGTTCAGGATGATGCGGATCTGCGACTCGCGGCCCTTCAGCTGCCGGAAGAGcatctccagctccaggcccaCGTCCAGCTTGGTGGGATCAAACACCACGAAGATGAGGTCCGCTCGGTCAATAAACCACTGGCACACGTCATTGAAAGGGTAACCTAGATGGAGAGAGAATAATCATGAATCTCTATAAAGcccttttgtgttttaatttgtagTAAAACAAAGATGGAAGCTTCacctctctcctgctgcttgCGGTTCTCAATGATTCCCGGAGTGTCCACGAAAGTCACGCGCTCCAGCAGCTTGTGCGGCATTTCAATGCCGATCAGCTTTTCCAGGAAGTTTTGGCCAAACTTCtccagaggagagaaggagcgaGAACTGTCCGCCGCCATGACGATGCCCTCGACCGAGCGGATCTTCTCCCCGTGCATAATGACAGTAAACTCAGAGGTAGTGGGCTCAGCTCCTGCAgaacaaagagaggaagatggagagaaAATGATCAGGTCATGGTGGTGTAAATACATTTATAACAGTCTAGATTTGCAGTTTTGCACACATTCGTTACATTATTTGGTCAGTCTCTGATATTTCATACCCTGTGTAGAGCTGATAGGGGCTGTCGCTCAAGCCCAGGAGGTAATTGATCATGGAAGACTTTCCTACACTCCACGGTCCCAGAAACAGCACCATGGGCTTGGAGGTAATTTCACCATCTGTGGGGAAAGGAGAGAACACACTGCTGAGAAGCTTAGGGACAAtgaagaacatttttttctttcagcccactgaaaattgaaaaatgttCCCACATAAaaagtgtggagcagctgatctgttttcaaaaattaataTTACTTAATATTGCTAATTAAATTAACTCATTTTACCATTAATCAGGCCCAGGAAGGTATATAAATAGTACTGTCATTCTCAATCCAGAGAACaggcttgtttgttttgttgctttttttctctgaaaggtttaaaaaaaaggcaaagaaaaatTGGTTGAAGCTGTTAGgaagtagttttttttaacatattaaaaaaaaaaagttcatttacAGCAGCCaaatcacacaacacacaaagaaGTAGTTATGTattttggaaaaagaaataaaaaaagctctGCAGTCTTTATGCCTTCAGGCAAAGCTGCGTCTTCGCAAGCTGCCATGTGTTGTGAGTGGACATGGTgcagggggggtggagggacgCAGTTAATGTCAGTCCCAAGCCAGAATTCCTTTGTGATGCAAATCTCAACAAGaacgaccaaaaaaaaaaaaaaaaagaagaaaggataAGAAGAGGATTTTTCAAATTTTAGTGGCATTTAAGATCAGTTCTTTCCTAGCTGAACACTGACCACCCTTTCCCACCAGTGTCCCCTCCGATAACCTGTCAGTCCTTTGCTGGAGCCAAAGCTGCACATGCAAACCCCCTCCATAGGTCATCCTAACCTCCCTCTCTGTTGCTATCTACAAACTGAACATCCGATTCAGCAGCTTCTTCCTCAACATGATGTGGAGCAGAAACCTCCTGCTCTGCTTTGCTTTTCGACGCTTTCATTCGTGGATCACTTCAGCTGCAGGCCCCGAAGTGAAACACACATGAAGGCAGATGGAGGGTGAGAGGAAGGGGGGCAGAGCACTTCAG includes these proteins:
- the srl gene encoding sarcalumenin isoform X3, translating into MHGEKIRSVEGIVMAADSSRSFSPLEKFGQNFLEKLIGIEMPHKLLERVTFVDTPGIIENRKQQERGYPFNDVCQWFIDRADLIFVVFDPTKLDVGLELEMLFRQLKGRESQIRIILNKADNLATQDLMRVYGALFWSLAPLINVTEPPRVYVSSFWPYDYAPDTSRELFKKEEISLLEDLNQVIENRMENKIAFIRQHGIRVRIHGLLVDRYVQTFKEKMSFFSDPELVFKEIVDEPDKFYIFKSILAKTNVSKFDLPNRDAYRDFFGINPVTNFKPLSAQCSYIGGCLLDKIERAITNELPALLSSINSGKQPGLSACEATGCGEKPKNRYRKN
- the srl gene encoding sarcalumenin isoform X2, with translation MEQAYKYNELRQHEISDGEITSKPMVLFLGPWSVGKSSMINYLLGLSDSPYQLYTGAEPTTSEFTVIMHGEKIRSVEGIVMAADSSRSFSPLEKFGQNFLEKLIGIEMPHKLLERVTFVDTPGIIENRKQQERGYPFNDVCQWFIDRADLIFVVFDPTKLDVGLELEMLFRQLKGRESQIRIILNKADNLATQDLMRVYGALFWSLAPLINVTEPPRVYVSSFWPYDYAPDTSRELFKKEEISLLEDLNQVIENRMENKIAFIRQHGIRVRIHGLLVDRYVQTFKEKMSFFSDPELVFKEIVDEPDKFYIFKSILAKTNVSKFDLPNRDAYRDFFGINPVTNFKPLSAQCSYIGGCLLDKIERAITNELPALLSSINSGKQPGLSACEATGCGEKPKNRYRKN
- the srl gene encoding sarcalumenin isoform X1, encoding MEQAYKYNELRQHEISAYPGRTLGDSSTDGEITSKPMVLFLGPWSVGKSSMINYLLGLSDSPYQLYTGAEPTTSEFTVIMHGEKIRSVEGIVMAADSSRSFSPLEKFGQNFLEKLIGIEMPHKLLERVTFVDTPGIIENRKQQERGYPFNDVCQWFIDRADLIFVVFDPTKLDVGLELEMLFRQLKGRESQIRIILNKADNLATQDLMRVYGALFWSLAPLINVTEPPRVYVSSFWPYDYAPDTSRELFKKEEISLLEDLNQVIENRMENKIAFIRQHGIRVRIHGLLVDRYVQTFKEKMSFFSDPELVFKEIVDEPDKFYIFKSILAKTNVSKFDLPNRDAYRDFFGINPVTNFKPLSAQCSYIGGCLLDKIERAITNELPALLSSINSGKQPGLSACEATGCGEKPKNRYRKN